In Babylonia areolata isolate BAREFJ2019XMU chromosome 10, ASM4173473v1, whole genome shotgun sequence, the following proteins share a genomic window:
- the LOC143286720 gene encoding uncharacterized protein LOC143286720 produces MASKLVVKAALQYPEGLELGCSPDIRRFRLSREVEEKGNLYCRLVDALGTAFPDILGVNYSLYWKDGEGDLIEFSSTEELQAAIDAMSDHVLRVYVIVHFDDIEETSEAETDGQGDAKDKGSKRVRFARAGRRFRRKVRRRRRAALSDPVVISKEFRTGARVFVRRLHQAAECPQQADSAVDELAPQVRDFIKQTHDEWHSKLTSQRPSVLCRRMRMKKRTLPSGLERDHFLWLLRLMARWHRRHAGQCRAMAGWSSGDTDADESGGEEGVLRRVRRMRKRQRRARRLAANKELEEGGGGAAKAAEEEEEEGEKDKGQHNVAREFRQAVRLLMKQIHQHQQTKTKDATTKPADQQQDKAALAALKPEVQSFVQKLAEDWHAMLAEKKPSLVAKRIRKRRRPLPADLTRDHYLWMCRYFRRWHSRHAARCVVMSGWSSGEEDDHVSEDEGEREERKGKGKGKKKEKQEKKKKEEESSSESSSSESDDDKKKKKAVPKAFVKATRVLVNRLHGRKVPSKDDTISDEEDSSAVAAMSPEVQAFVRTFAEEWDRKLARKSPLLVAKRMKRKERKLPAGMTENHFRFLCRFLSRWHGKHAAFCSVMGAWSSGESGGETSGGEETAALKRRARRAALLDVSSASEQEDTDCVETACKPVSKEFRTGVRQWLNQLHRKPPPPPPSGKQQQPKAKDEKEKTTLSPEVQQFLQRFAEAWHGKVISSRPRAVSREMKAAAGSVSLPSRMEREQYTWLCCFMARWHRKNAARCDVLSDAAAGGQGEGAKA; encoded by the exons ATGGCCAGCAAACTGGTGGTCAAGGCGGCTCTACAGTACCCGGAGGGGCTGGAACTGGGATGCAGCCCGGACATCAGGCGGTTCAGACTTTCccgagaggtggaggagaaaggaaaCCTGTACTGCCGTCTGGTGGACGCTCTGGGCACTGCGTTTCCTGACATCCTGGGAGTTAACTACTCGCTGTACTGGAAAG ATGGGGAGGGAGACCTGATCGAGTTCAGCAGCACGGAAGAATTGCAGGCCGCCATTGACGCCATGTCTGATCACGTGCTGCGTGTTTACGTCATCGTGCACTTTGACGACAttgaag agacgtcagaggcagagacagacgggcagggcGATGCGAAGGACAAGGGAAGTAAGCGTGTCCGTTTTGCCCGGGCCGGAAGACGCTTCCGTCggaaagtgaggaggaggaggagggcggcgCTCTCTGACCCCGTG GTGATTTCCAAAGAATTCCGCACGGGTGCACGTGTATTTGTCCGCCGTTTGCACCAAGCGGCGGAGTGTCCTCAACAGGCAGACTCCGCAGTGGATGAACTGGCACCTCAAGTCCGCGACTTTATCAAGCAG ACCCACGACGAATGGCATAGCAAGCTGACTAGCCAGCGGCCCTCAGTGCTCTGCCGACGGATGCGGATGAAGAAGCGAACTCTACCTTCGGGACTGGAGAGGGACCACTTCCTGTGGCTCCTGAGACTGATGGCTCGCTGGCACCGGCGCCACGCTGGGCAGTGCAGGGCCATGGCCGGGTGGTCTAGCGGCGACACGGACGCCGATGAGAgcgggggcgaggagggggtgctgaggagggtgaggaggatgaggaagaggcaGAGGCGTGCCAGGAGGCTGGCGGCCAACAAGGagctggaggagggaggtggtggcgcGGCCAAGgcggcggaagaggaggaggaggagggggagaaggat AAAGGGCAGCACAACGTGGCCAGAGAGTTCCGCCAAGCGGTGCGCTTGCTGATGAAACAGatccaccagcaccagcagacGAAGACCAAGGACGCCACCACCAAGCCTGCCGACCAGCAACAGGACAAGGCCGCCCTGGCTGCCCTCAAACCGGAGGTCCAGTCCTTCGTGCAGAAACTGGCGGAGGACTGGCACGCCATGCTCGCTGAGAAGAAGCCCTCCCTGGTGGCCAAGAGGATTAGGAAGCGGAGGAGGCCCCTGCCGGCAGACCTCACCAGGGACCACTACCTCTGGATGTGTCGCTACTTCCGGCGCTGGCATTCCCGGCATGCCGCGCGCTGTGTCGTCATGTCCGGCTGGTCCAGCGGCGAAGAGGATGACCACGTCAGCGAGGacgaaggggagagggaggagaggaaggggaagggcaaggggaagaagaaggagaagcaggagaagaagaagaaggaagaggagtcttctTCGGAGTCATCTTCGTCTGAGTCTGATGATGACAAGAAG AAAAAGAAGGCTGTACCGAAAGCCTTCGTCAAAGCCACACGAGTTCTGGTGAACCGCCTGCACGGCAGAAAAGTGCCCTCCAAGGATGACACCATCTCTGATGAAGAAGACAGCAGCGCCGTGGCCGCCATGTCACCGGAAGTGCAGGCTTTCGTGCGGACCTTCGCGGAGGAGTGGGACCGGAAGCTGGCCCGGAAGTCCCCGCTGCTGGTGGCCAAGAGGATGAAGCGGAAGGAGCGGAAGTTGCCTGCCGGTATGACGGAGAACCACTTCCGGTTTCTGTGCCGCTTCCTGTCCCGCTGGCACGGCAAGCACGCGGCCTTCTGCAGCGTCATGGGCGCCTGGTCCAGcggagagagcgggggggagacGAGCGGGGGGGAGGAGACGGCCGCCCTCAAGCGTCGGGCCCGGCGTGCCGCCTTGCTGGACGTCAGCTCAGCGTCCGAGCAAGAGGACACAGACTGCGTGGAGACG GCCTGCAAGCCGGTGTCCAAAGAGTTCCGAACGGGGGTCCGCCAGTGGCTGAACCAACTGCAcaggaaaccaccaccaccaccgccatcaggGAAGCAACAACAACCTAAGGCCaaggacgagaaggagaagacaaCCCTGTCGCCGGAAGTCCAGCAGTTCCTGCAGCGCTTTGCGGAGGCGTGGCACGGCAAGGTGATCTCCAGCCGTCCCCGCGCCGTGTCGAGGGAGATGAAGGCCGCGGCTGGCAGCGTCAGTCTGCCCTCAAGGATGGAGCGAGAGCAGTACACCTGGCTCTGCTGCTTCATGGCTCGTTGGCACCGCAAGAATGCCGCCAGATGTGACGTCCTCTCTGATGCTGctgcgggggggcagggggagggtgcCAAGGCCTGA